Proteins encoded in a region of the Flammeovirga yaeyamensis genome:
- a CDS encoding LrgB family protein → MVEIIKHLFESETFALAATLGLFLIFEQVYQKLKTPLLNPVLLTIITLIVVLIFVDVPYTTFKKNTHMIHFMLGPSVVALGVLLYEQLHTIGKNAIAILTATFLGSVAGVVSVILIAKLFGADYELIVSMAPKSVTTPIAMGVSAQNGGIPSMTAVFVIIVGILGASVGPLVLEKVGIKKPLAKGLAMGSCAHGIGTAAAIQIGMIEGAISGLSIGLMGIFTALTTPILLDIFF, encoded by the coding sequence ATGGTAGAAATCATCAAACATTTATTCGAGAGCGAAACCTTTGCCTTGGCGGCAACGCTTGGATTATTTTTGATATTCGAACAAGTATATCAGAAATTAAAAACGCCATTATTGAATCCTGTATTACTGACCATCATTACTTTAATTGTGGTTCTTATATTTGTGGATGTACCGTATACGACATTCAAAAAAAATACTCATATGATTCACTTTATGTTGGGACCATCTGTAGTCGCATTAGGAGTTTTATTGTATGAGCAATTACATACTATTGGGAAAAATGCCATTGCCATTTTAACAGCTACTTTCTTAGGAAGTGTAGCAGGTGTGGTTAGTGTTATTTTGATTGCCAAACTGTTTGGAGCAGATTACGAATTAATCGTATCTATGGCTCCTAAATCAGTCACAACCCCTATCGCCATGGGTGTATCGGCTCAAAATGGTGGTATACCTTCTATGACTGCCGTATTTGTAATTATTGTGGGAATTCTAGGTGCTTCTGTTGGGCCATTAGTATTAGAAAAAGTGGGTATTAAAAAGCCATTGGCAAAAGGTTTAGCCATGGGATCTTGTGCTCACGGTATTGGCACTGCTGCTGCAATACAAATTGGTATGATTGAAGGTGCAATTAGTGGTTTATCTATTGGTTTAATGGGTATATTCACTGCACTAACTACTCCAATATTGTTAGATATATTTTTCTAG
- a CDS encoding alpha-amylase family glycosyl hydrolase, with amino-acid sequence MSKQLPQLVKDDMWLEPQTEQINARINSYNDLKTNLQNKYGSLQNFASAYKFLGVNYDPVNEGWWYREWAPAAHALYLEGDFNNWNRDSHPLRRIEGSNEWNGVWEIFLSKADYKDTFVHGSFIKVRVVSQAGDHERIPAYIERVVQEEGTPNFVGQLWFSEETNFDWSGDDFKTSSIKAPIIYEAHVGMSQEEEKMGTYNEFTENILPRVKALGYNCIQLMAVQEHPYYGSFGYHVSNFYAATSKFGTPEELKHLIKTAHSMGIAVIMDIVHSHAVKNHNEGINEFDGTVYQYFHSGDRGNHPDWDSKLFDYSKWEVIQFLGSNVKYWLDEYHFDGFRFDGVTSMMYHHHGHAGFGSYDDYFNMGVDVDAVRYLQLANEIAHEVKPDVISIAEDVSGMPGLSRGIQEGGVGFDYRLSMGIPDFWIKVLEEQSDEQWNLWDFWSVMLNKRANEKAIAYSESHDQALVGDKTIAMWLMDAEMYTGMDNESGSMVVDRGVALHKMIRFLTCVLGGEGYLNFMGNEFGHPEWIDFPREGNGWSHQYARRQWSLVENGFLRYQKMNNFDGAMVHLVREHHTLEPNTPVDLLNMDTENKTICFRKGDLVFVFNFSPTNSLPDYKFFVGQEGKYEMILSTDEKQFGGFGRNERGGEYFTDDDKSISIYNTNRSAMVFKIVD; translated from the coding sequence ATGAGTAAACAATTACCTCAATTAGTTAAAGATGACATGTGGTTAGAGCCACAAACGGAACAAATTAATGCTCGTATAAATTCATATAATGATCTAAAAACTAACTTGCAAAACAAGTATGGTTCATTACAGAATTTTGCGAGTGCTTATAAGTTCTTAGGGGTAAACTATGATCCCGTCAATGAAGGTTGGTGGTATAGAGAATGGGCGCCTGCTGCTCATGCTTTATATTTAGAGGGTGATTTTAATAATTGGAACAGAGATTCGCATCCTTTAAGAAGAATTGAAGGATCTAATGAATGGAATGGTGTATGGGAGATTTTTCTTTCAAAAGCAGACTACAAAGACACTTTTGTACACGGAAGTTTTATTAAAGTAAGAGTTGTTTCTCAAGCTGGTGATCACGAAAGAATCCCTGCCTACATCGAAAGAGTAGTACAAGAAGAAGGAACTCCAAACTTTGTTGGTCAACTTTGGTTCTCTGAAGAGACTAATTTTGATTGGTCAGGAGATGACTTTAAAACTTCATCAATCAAGGCTCCAATTATCTACGAAGCACACGTAGGTATGTCTCAAGAAGAAGAGAAAATGGGAACTTACAACGAGTTCACTGAGAACATTCTTCCAAGAGTTAAAGCTTTAGGTTACAACTGTATTCAGTTGATGGCCGTGCAAGAACACCCTTATTATGGTTCTTTTGGTTACCACGTAAGTAACTTTTATGCAGCTACTTCTAAATTTGGTACGCCAGAAGAATTAAAACATCTGATTAAAACTGCTCACAGCATGGGAATTGCTGTGATTATGGATATTGTACATTCGCATGCCGTTAAAAACCATAATGAGGGAATTAACGAATTCGATGGTACAGTTTATCAATATTTCCACTCTGGAGATAGAGGTAATCACCCTGATTGGGATTCTAAATTGTTTGATTACAGCAAATGGGAAGTAATTCAATTCCTAGGATCAAACGTGAAGTATTGGTTGGACGAGTATCATTTTGATGGATTCCGTTTTGATGGTGTTACTTCAATGATGTATCATCACCATGGTCACGCTGGTTTTGGTAGCTATGACGACTATTTCAATATGGGCGTTGATGTAGATGCTGTTCGATATCTTCAATTGGCTAATGAAATTGCACATGAAGTAAAACCTGATGTTATCAGTATTGCTGAAGACGTTTCTGGTATGCCAGGACTTAGCCGTGGTATCCAAGAAGGTGGTGTTGGTTTCGATTACCGTTTATCGATGGGTATTCCTGATTTCTGGATCAAAGTTCTTGAAGAACAATCGGATGAGCAATGGAACCTATGGGACTTCTGGTCGGTAATGCTAAACAAAAGAGCAAACGAGAAAGCAATTGCTTATTCAGAATCACATGACCAAGCATTAGTAGGCGATAAAACGATCGCTATGTGGCTAATGGATGCTGAAATGTACACAGGCATGGACAATGAAAGTGGTAGCATGGTGGTAGATCGTGGTGTTGCTCTTCATAAAATGATCCGTTTCCTAACTTGTGTATTAGGTGGTGAAGGTTACTTGAACTTTATGGGTAACGAATTTGGTCACCCAGAATGGATTGATTTCCCAAGAGAAGGTAACGGTTGGTCACATCAATATGCTAGAAGACAATGGTCATTGGTAGAAAATGGTTTCTTGCGTTATCAAAAAATGAATAATTTTGATGGGGCTATGGTTCACCTTGTACGTGAACATCACACATTAGAGCCTAATACTCCTGTAGACTTATTAAACATGGATACTGAAAACAAAACTATCTGTTTCCGTAAAGGAGATCTTGTATTTGTTTTCAACTTCTCTCCTACTAACTCACTTCCTGATTACAAATTCTTTGTTGGTCAAGAAGGGAAATACGAAATGATCCTATCTACAGATGAAAAACAATTCGGTGGATTTGGTCGTAACGAAAGAGGTGGAGAATATTTCACAGACGACGATAAGAGTATCTCTATTTATAACACTAACCGTTCTGCGATGGTGTTTAAAATAGTAGATTAA
- a CDS encoding CidA/LrgA family protein, with translation MIRGFMLILAMLSIGTLINELTDLPIPGNVIGMIILFLCLQFKIIPYDWVKDAAASLTKRMSLFFIPAGVGMMEYLDLLKDNVMMISVTIVGSMFAVLLTAGWTGQFLGKKDQK, from the coding sequence ATGATTCGAGGATTTATGTTGATATTGGCCATGTTGTCAATTGGAACGCTAATAAATGAACTAACTGATCTCCCCATACCGGGTAATGTAATAGGCATGATCATTTTATTTTTATGCTTACAATTTAAAATTATCCCTTATGATTGGGTCAAAGATGCCGCTGCATCATTAACAAAGAGAATGTCTTTATTTTTCATTCCTGCTGGAGTAGGTATGATGGAATATTTAGACTTACTTAAAGATAATGTAATGATGATCTCTGTAACTATTGTTGGGAGTATGTTTGCTGTACTACTAACTGCAGGGTGGACAGGTCAATTTTTAGGTAAAAAAGATCAGAAGTAA
- a CDS encoding aspartate kinase, with the protein MKVFKFGGASVKDAESVQNVKNIIKEFSDQKQLVVVVSAMGKTTNLIENIVVKFIKGDDYQQELDKLKSFHLDIAHELFKNQEASIFNQIEKIIYDLEVHLKLRYFSNDELYDQVVCYGELLSTHIISAYLNQEEVETKFLDARIYIQTDEYWREASVDWNWTTKMIKADLPDYLQNGIVVTQGFIGGTVNNKTTTLGREGSDYTAAIFAYCLDAETVCVWKDVPGIMSSDPRRIKEVEKFDELPYKYAAELTYFGASVIHPKTIRPLALKNIPLFVNSFVDPAAKGTAIGNFTDFPSTASVIFKGKQSLIRFEEKDYLNVSKGDLGVIFTECARLNLKVNMIKNSALSLSICVNHRQDKIDKLMNLFEDRFKIEMIKDLELVTIKNYKEDTINQLDLSLNDVYMRQYSKDTLQIVVNEGSL; encoded by the coding sequence ATGAAAGTTTTTAAATTCGGAGGAGCTTCCGTAAAAGATGCTGAATCGGTTCAGAATGTAAAAAATATCATCAAGGAGTTTAGTGATCAAAAACAGTTGGTTGTGGTGGTTTCCGCAATGGGCAAGACCACTAATCTAATTGAAAACATAGTGGTGAAGTTTATCAAAGGAGATGATTATCAGCAAGAGTTAGATAAGCTAAAATCTTTTCATTTAGATATTGCTCACGAGTTATTTAAAAATCAGGAAGCAAGCATATTTAATCAAATAGAGAAGATTATCTATGATCTTGAAGTGCATTTAAAACTAAGATATTTCTCAAATGATGAACTGTATGATCAGGTAGTATGCTATGGGGAGTTATTATCGACACACATTATTTCTGCTTATCTAAATCAAGAAGAAGTAGAAACCAAATTTCTTGATGCTAGAATTTATATTCAAACAGATGAATACTGGAGAGAGGCCTCAGTCGACTGGAATTGGACCACTAAAATGATAAAAGCTGATTTGCCTGATTATTTGCAAAATGGTATTGTGGTAACACAGGGTTTTATTGGTGGAACAGTCAATAATAAAACGACCACTTTAGGTAGGGAAGGATCTGATTATACAGCTGCTATTTTTGCCTACTGTTTGGATGCAGAAACAGTTTGTGTCTGGAAAGATGTTCCAGGTATTATGAGTTCCGATCCAAGAAGGATCAAAGAGGTAGAAAAGTTTGATGAATTGCCTTATAAATATGCAGCAGAGTTAACGTATTTTGGAGCATCGGTAATACATCCTAAAACCATTCGACCATTAGCACTTAAAAATATACCTCTATTTGTCAACTCATTTGTTGATCCTGCAGCAAAGGGAACTGCTATCGGTAACTTTACCGATTTTCCTAGTACAGCTTCAGTTATCTTTAAAGGAAAACAATCTTTAATTCGTTTCGAAGAAAAAGATTATCTGAATGTATCAAAAGGTGATTTAGGTGTGATATTTACTGAGTGTGCTCGATTGAATCTGAAAGTCAATATGATCAAAAACTCAGCATTATCCCTTTCTATTTGTGTTAACCACCGTCAAGATAAAATAGATAAACTGATGAACCTTTTTGAAGATCGTTTCAAGATAGAAATGATCAAAGATTTAGAATTAGTCACCATCAAAAATTATAAGGAAGATACTATTAATCAGCTCGATTTGTCTTTAAACGATGTGTATATGCGTCAATATTCTAAAGACACATTACAAATTGTTGTGAATGAAGGGAGCTTATAA
- a CDS encoding caspase family protein yields MKSLYCSIILFLFSFSLFAKEKHALIIGIDKYTNSKKARYAEWQDLDGAVNDATSIYDLLKFKYGFNTKNMSLLTSEKQTTKKNIIKNFEELIKVVNKGDDVFIYYAGHGAQIKNSKFYEADKKHEALVPSDVLKTGDYLLDVEINTYFSRILGKGGELVVVFDNCFSGSSSRGKIDLEQLRSRYVPVDDIDLNRSYPKSKNLVEKGALIVSAAQDYQLAKEYKDDRGQSHGVFTYALMKSLQMGSVHESSEDIFKRVNSIILYNSVPRQDPVVEATKERLGKPLFGEVSDSYQGVRVAVIDAENKYKIHIDGGNAIGLVEGAELINQDKDITLEVTELSGINTCFAKLVKGDDNLSEGDLLTVSKWAPFSPDRLKVKVMKMGVTDIDLEAIKSLSQTLNEAGLLAYSPLDEDVSLKVYLTNKGWMGSDIKNEEYDFGKKLPKSSKLVDILHKKVEGKKIFIEVPPSTKVAQSMYSDLNGQPKVEIVASDKDYDYRLIGRFNENNNLEYAWLRAHAHNNSNENPFPDETDWKTDQKIYVLTDYAKRLGNVKGWLVTKVPNNTVNFPYKLGLQRESDQKIITEGALTEGEKYGLVLYNDPNLYLNWKSPDRYIYVFLLESNGEMTLLFPQNHGAVENFTEQICKDDNGDYLSKVMLSDPDLLYIEPPFSTDNILMLSTEKIITDTSIFEQKGVQTRGADDSFDDFMEGDNEDEPANWYLERHTFFGESIK; encoded by the coding sequence ATGAAAAGCCTATACTGCTCAATAATCCTATTTCTTTTTTCTTTCTCGTTGTTTGCTAAAGAAAAACATGCTTTAATTATTGGTATCGATAAATATACTAATTCAAAAAAAGCTCGATATGCAGAATGGCAAGATTTAGATGGTGCAGTGAACGATGCGACATCTATTTACGACTTATTGAAGTTTAAGTATGGGTTTAATACAAAAAACATGTCCTTACTAACTTCCGAAAAGCAAACAACGAAAAAGAATATCATCAAAAATTTTGAAGAACTGATTAAAGTAGTGAATAAAGGTGATGATGTTTTTATTTACTATGCGGGTCATGGAGCACAAATCAAAAACTCAAAATTTTATGAGGCTGACAAAAAGCATGAGGCTTTGGTACCTTCTGATGTTTTAAAAACAGGGGATTATTTATTAGATGTTGAAATCAATACTTACTTCTCAAGAATATTAGGCAAAGGAGGTGAGTTGGTAGTTGTATTTGATAATTGCTTTTCGGGTTCATCATCTAGAGGTAAAATTGATTTAGAACAACTAAGATCAAGATATGTACCTGTAGATGATATTGACTTAAATAGAAGTTACCCTAAAAGTAAAAATCTAGTTGAAAAAGGAGCTTTAATCGTTTCAGCTGCTCAAGATTATCAGTTAGCCAAAGAATATAAAGACGATAGAGGTCAATCTCATGGCGTTTTTACTTATGCTTTGATGAAATCACTGCAGATGGGAAGTGTACATGAGTCTTCAGAGGATATATTCAAAAGAGTAAATTCTATCATTTTATACAACTCTGTTCCTCGTCAAGATCCTGTGGTCGAAGCGACAAAAGAACGTTTAGGAAAGCCTTTATTTGGAGAAGTTTCGGATAGTTATCAAGGGGTTAGAGTAGCTGTAATAGATGCAGAAAATAAATATAAGATACACATCGATGGCGGTAATGCCATTGGGTTGGTTGAAGGTGCAGAGTTAATCAATCAAGATAAAGACATTACTTTAGAAGTTACTGAATTATCGGGTATTAATACTTGTTTTGCTAAACTGGTAAAGGGTGATGATAATTTAAGTGAAGGGGATTTACTTACCGTAAGCAAATGGGCTCCATTTAGTCCCGATCGATTAAAAGTCAAGGTGATGAAAATGGGAGTCACTGATATTGATTTAGAAGCTATCAAATCATTATCTCAGACTTTGAACGAGGCAGGGTTATTGGCATATTCTCCCTTAGATGAGGATGTAAGTCTAAAAGTATATTTAACTAATAAAGGTTGGATGGGTTCTGACATAAAAAATGAAGAATATGACTTTGGGAAGAAGTTGCCGAAATCATCCAAACTAGTTGATATACTCCATAAGAAAGTGGAAGGGAAAAAGATTTTTATTGAAGTGCCACCATCAACTAAGGTAGCCCAAAGCATGTATTCTGATTTAAACGGTCAGCCCAAAGTAGAAATTGTCGCCTCTGATAAAGACTACGATTATCGTTTAATTGGTCGATTTAATGAAAACAATAATTTAGAATATGCTTGGCTAAGGGCTCATGCGCACAACAATAGCAATGAGAATCCTTTCCCAGATGAAACGGATTGGAAAACAGATCAAAAAATATATGTTCTCACTGATTATGCCAAAAGGCTAGGAAACGTAAAAGGTTGGTTGGTGACAAAAGTGCCAAATAATACTGTCAACTTCCCTTACAAATTAGGTTTACAAAGAGAATCAGATCAAAAAATTATAACAGAAGGCGCCTTAACAGAAGGAGAAAAATATGGTTTGGTTTTATATAATGATCCAAACTTATACTTGAATTGGAAATCTCCAGATAGATATATATATGTTTTCTTATTAGAAAGTAATGGAGAAATGACGCTTCTATTTCCTCAAAATCATGGAGCAGTGGAGAACTTCACTGAGCAAATTTGTAAAGACGATAATGGGGATTATTTATCAAAGGTAATGTTAAGCGATCCTGATTTGTTATACATAGAACCACCTTTTTCGACGGACAATATTTTAATGTTATCCACAGAAAAGATTATTACAGATACTTCAATTTTTGAACAAAAGGGTGTGCAAACAAGGGGAGCTGACGACTCCTTTGATGATTTTATGGAAGGGGATAATGAGGATGAACCTGCTAATTGGTATTTAGAAAGACACACTTTCTTTGGAGAGAGTATAAAATAA
- a CDS encoding alpha/beta hydrolase family protein translates to MKHFFVLLLIIFSVQTSKAQWMNENLEGKWIGTIDFELYPDLVFVNIDSVIKVKLFYHQEETEKVENYKETSDSLTFQIDTPSMAATYKGEIINDSTIMGKLEVGFKTIDCNLIRIAAINIDDMGSLLGYFSFEDGRVIQIEPFYIDGTTHPLRILDYYNGKQRILYPTYKDKNKVTFAAGPKMATSYPTDFTITLFRNDAGEALRLQYDSFVEGTSLKEGKRLQELANTKEIIVKNDDVQIEGTLTYPNIDTNKHPLVIFVPGAGPQFRGNLFDEYIRTLPYYGVATYVYDKRGCGLSTGDRKSANFDDFASDLEAVIKKLKKAKHIDENRIGIVGFDQAGYVMPLALQERDDIQFIVNLSGAVTPFADQELQALQKRLTADQFTDEDIELTLKYQKLFMKFLEDDQKTPELMEVYNKIILTPMIEYITTLDQQEYIDWWKRYYKFDAKASWEKINCPVLSIYGEKDNLLDPQSNLDRIETFNNHSLFTTKVLEKSNHLLLIGGKRGDVQLTEIEGYHPFLFKTLNEWIGEKMGMLK, encoded by the coding sequence ATGAAACACTTTTTTGTACTACTACTGATAATTTTTTCTGTACAAACATCCAAAGCACAATGGATGAATGAAAACCTAGAGGGAAAATGGATAGGCACTATTGATTTTGAACTATACCCCGACTTGGTTTTCGTAAATATAGATTCTGTCATTAAAGTAAAGTTGTTCTATCATCAAGAAGAAACTGAAAAAGTAGAAAACTATAAAGAAACTTCCGATTCTTTAACTTTCCAGATTGACACCCCATCTATGGCGGCTACCTATAAAGGAGAAATCATTAATGATAGTACAATCATGGGTAAATTAGAAGTTGGTTTTAAAACCATTGATTGTAATTTAATTAGAATTGCTGCGATCAATATTGATGACATGGGCAGTTTGTTAGGTTACTTTAGTTTTGAAGATGGTCGGGTGATTCAAATCGAACCATTCTACATTGATGGTACTACTCACCCATTAAGAATACTCGATTATTACAACGGTAAACAACGTATTTTATATCCCACTTACAAAGATAAAAACAAGGTGACTTTTGCGGCAGGACCAAAAATGGCTACCTCCTATCCAACTGACTTCACCATCACTTTATTTAGGAATGATGCCGGTGAAGCTCTTCGTTTACAATATGATTCTTTTGTAGAGGGCACTTCCTTAAAAGAAGGTAAAAGATTACAAGAGTTGGCGAATACAAAAGAAATCATTGTAAAAAATGATGATGTCCAGATTGAAGGTACTTTAACCTACCCTAATATTGATACCAACAAACACCCATTAGTGATTTTTGTTCCAGGTGCAGGACCTCAATTCAGAGGAAATTTATTTGATGAATACATCAGAACACTTCCATATTATGGTGTAGCCACTTATGTGTACGACAAAAGAGGTTGTGGTTTATCGACAGGAGATCGAAAGTCTGCCAATTTCGATGATTTTGCAAGTGATTTGGAAGCTGTTATCAAGAAATTAAAGAAAGCAAAACATATTGATGAAAATAGAATTGGCATTGTCGGTTTTGATCAGGCAGGCTATGTGATGCCGCTAGCACTTCAAGAAAGAGACGACATTCAATTCATCGTTAACCTTTCTGGAGCAGTAACTCCTTTTGCAGATCAAGAACTACAAGCATTACAGAAAAGGTTAACTGCAGATCAGTTCACTGATGAGGACATTGAACTGACTCTAAAATATCAAAAACTATTCATGAAATTCTTAGAAGATGATCAAAAGACACCTGAACTGATGGAAGTCTACAACAAGATCATCTTAACACCAATGATAGAATATATCACTACATTAGATCAACAAGAATATATTGATTGGTGGAAAAGGTATTATAAATTCGATGCTAAAGCTTCTTGGGAAAAAATCAATTGTCCTGTACTCTCTATTTATGGTGAAAAAGACAATCTATTAGATCCACAATCAAACTTAGACAGAATCGAAACTTTCAATAATCATTCACTATTTACTACTAAAGTATTAGAAAAGTCAAACCACTTACTCCTCATTGGTGGTAAACGTGGAGATGTTCAGTTAACTGAAATTGAAGGATATCACCCATTCTTGTTCAAGACGTTGAATGAGTGGATTGGGGAGAAAATGGGGATGTTGAAATGA
- the rpe gene encoding ribulose-phosphate 3-epimerase → MKTIIAPSVLAADFANLQRDCELINESKADWFHIDIMDGMFVPNISFGLPVCAAIKKHAKKPMDVHLMIEQPDRYLEAFKKAGADMISVHAEACPHLHRSIQNIKELGLKAGVALNPHTSLDCLEFLLHDIDYVCIMSVNPGFGGQKFIPSTYDKVRKLKAMIDAAGADVLIQIDGGVDSSNAEKLAEAGATVLVAGSYVFGAEDPKSAIEKIKF, encoded by the coding sequence ATGAAGACAATTATCGCACCTAGCGTTTTAGCAGCAGATTTTGCTAATCTTCAAAGAGATTGTGAACTAATCAATGAGAGTAAAGCAGATTGGTTCCACATTGATATCATGGACGGTATGTTTGTACCGAACATTTCTTTTGGTTTGCCAGTGTGTGCAGCTATTAAAAAGCATGCAAAGAAACCAATGGATGTTCATTTGATGATTGAGCAACCTGACCGTTATTTAGAGGCTTTCAAGAAAGCTGGTGCGGATATGATTTCTGTTCATGCAGAAGCTTGTCCTCATTTGCATAGGTCTATCCAGAACATCAAGGAGTTGGGTTTAAAAGCAGGTGTTGCTTTAAATCCTCATACATCTTTAGACTGTTTAGAATTCTTGTTACATGATATCGATTACGTTTGTATCATGTCTGTAAATCCAGGTTTTGGCGGACAAAAGTTTATCCCATCAACTTACGATAAAGTAAGAAAGTTGAAAGCAATGATCGATGCAGCAGGAGCTGATGTGTTGATTCAAATTGATGGTGGAGTGGATAGCTCAAATGCTGAGAAACTAGCTGAAGCAGGAGCGACAGTTTTAGTAGCAGGTAGCTATGTATTTGGTGCTGAAGATCCAAAATCGGCAATCGAAAAAATCAAATTTTAA
- a CDS encoding OmpA family protein, giving the protein MKNIIVSLLLALLCLPIHAQTIFWADTVISYSSEISTVRNNADQVLGRPNVPRNRQEHPHAWLSSEDSLSEITVGFSFPLNNIHQLIIAESFYHNAVQKVYIITTQYEEIEVYSQLPGKLEYGSLISNFFFKTPEHPIEGVRLILNALSSTRMTGIDAIGLSSSTKAISILPQVSEQLVSDVKVEKLPSPINSSDNEHKPVLDISGERLLFSRSSENTPHLFDAVQNDNVWKVTEVMLDSNSNIQDKYITAISPDGLTALSVIDASGTEFQLSTFELSDSIGMDQEQIIIPNVELLKQKSDFFLSNSRKVMLMSLTDHRDEKRTDIYVSFKNDNGNWSTPLNLGNTVNTVSKEITPFLSADETTLYFASDGHQGFGGTDLFVSKRLNDSWTEWSAPENLGTTINTSYDEKDLFLPISGDMGYFVRSDHQNQTDIYSVKLPILLPPEPVAIVSGKVFDKKSNQPIRSRIIYTDIENQKEVGTVYSSSKDGKYYITLPLGKKYAFLAQANGYLSQSEHIDLTLEEKEVNAEQQLYLIPIEKEAHLTLNNIFFDHNSSYLSKESFDELNRIIKLLKEEPSIKKVEICGYTDNQGDDKYNKWLSEKRANSVRNYLIKKGIDANRLKALGKGEEDAVADNNSVEGRKKNRRVDFSILEMDKIN; this is encoded by the coding sequence ATTTCTTATAGTTCAGAAATATCTACTGTAAGAAATAATGCTGATCAGGTTTTAGGTAGACCAAATGTACCTAGAAATAGACAGGAACATCCTCATGCATGGCTGTCTTCTGAAGATAGCTTAAGTGAAATCACCGTAGGTTTTTCATTCCCTTTAAATAATATACATCAGCTCATTATCGCTGAGTCCTTTTACCATAATGCCGTTCAGAAGGTATATATCATCACTACTCAATATGAAGAAATTGAGGTATATAGTCAGCTTCCGGGGAAATTAGAGTATGGTAGCCTCATCAGTAATTTCTTTTTTAAGACTCCTGAACACCCCATTGAAGGTGTAAGACTGATATTAAATGCATTATCATCTACTAGAATGACTGGTATTGATGCTATTGGTCTAAGTTCTTCAACAAAGGCAATAAGTATTCTACCTCAGGTGAGTGAGCAATTGGTATCAGATGTTAAGGTGGAAAAACTGCCTTCCCCTATTAACTCTTCTGATAATGAACATAAACCTGTGTTGGATATCAGTGGTGAAAGATTACTTTTTTCAAGATCATCAGAAAATACTCCTCATCTCTTTGATGCCGTTCAAAATGATAATGTATGGAAGGTGACCGAGGTGATGTTGGATTCAAATTCAAATATTCAAGATAAATACATCACAGCTATCAGTCCAGATGGTCTAACGGCATTATCAGTTATCGATGCTTCTGGCACTGAGTTTCAATTGTCTACTTTCGAGCTAAGTGATAGTATTGGAATGGATCAAGAACAGATTATTATTCCTAATGTTGAACTTCTAAAACAAAAGTCTGATTTCTTCCTATCCAATAGTCGAAAAGTGATGCTGATGTCACTTACTGATCATAGAGATGAAAAAAGAACAGATATCTATGTGAGCTTTAAAAATGACAATGGAAATTGGTCAACACCTTTAAACTTAGGAAATACTGTTAATACTGTCAGTAAAGAAATCACTCCATTTTTGTCAGCGGATGAAACCACTTTATATTTTGCTTCGGATGGTCATCAGGGATTTGGGGGGACTGATTTATTTGTTTCTAAAAGGTTAAATGATTCATGGACTGAATGGTCTGCTCCAGAGAATTTAGGAACGACGATCAATACTTCCTATGATGAAAAAGACTTATTCCTTCCTATTTCGGGTGATATGGGGTATTTTGTCAGATCTGATCATCAAAATCAAACAGATATTTACAGTGTAAAATTACCTATTTTGTTACCTCCAGAACCGGTAGCTATTGTTTCGGGAAAAGTATTTGATAAAAAATCGAATCAGCCCATCAGAAGTAGAATAATTTATACGGATATTGAGAATCAAAAAGAAGTAGGTACTGTATATTCAAGTTCAAAAGACGGAAAATATTATATCACTTTGCCATTAGGAAAAAAATATGCCTTCTTAGCTCAAGCTAATGGATATCTTTCCCAATCCGAACATATTGATTTAACCTTAGAAGAAAAAGAAGTAAATGCTGAGCAACAACTTTATCTCATTCCTATCGAAAAAGAGGCTCACCTTACCTTAAACAATATTTTCTTTGATCATAATTCTAGCTATTTAAGCAAAGAATCGTTTGATGAATTAAATAGAATTATAAAACTTCTGAAAGAGGAACCAAGTATTAAAAAGGTTGAAATTTGTGGATATACAGATAACCAAGGTGATGATAAATACAACAAATGGCTATCAGAAAAAAGGGCCAATTCGGTAAGAAATTATTTGATTAAAAAAGGCATAGACGCTAATCGTTTAAAAGCTCTTGGTAAAGGTGAAGAAGATGCAGTTGCTGATAACAATAGTGTAGAGGGCCGAAAAAAGAATAGAAGAGTTGACTTCTCTATATTGGAAATGGATAAAATCAATTAA